From a region of the Panicum virgatum strain AP13 chromosome 2K, P.virgatum_v5, whole genome shotgun sequence genome:
- the LOC120695712 gene encoding transcription factor SPT8-like, with protein sequence MFTDIGSSHGHDEDVETWAEETIGDTHLGKRKTKIGPEMRKGKKPRTEEELGSDDTTPEPSGGEDIGDDDDDDDDDDDDDDDDGDDDGDGDDDGDDDDDGDGESGGYRISPTIRFTGEEDFTHATQDTDHGAPTSQRQTTSTSRHGRQAPLAYDEDSSNSASSGQYYNPYSTSPPAGGFLWPPPGVVNPPLPQAVAALPYLDYHGYLPYGAPQLQHHPPTYVYLPPTDEPYEGPPGERFED encoded by the coding sequence ATGTTCACTGACATAGGCTCTTCTCATGGTCACGATGAAGATGTGGAGACATGGGCCGAAGAAACAATTGGGGACACACATCTGGGAAAAAGGAAGACTAAGATTGGTCCCGAAATGAGAAAAGGGAAGAAACCACGCACTGAGGAGGAGTTAGGTAGTGACGATACCACACCTGAGCCTAGTGGTGGTGAGGAcattggtgatgatgatgatgatgatgatgatgatgatgatgatgatgatgatgatggtgatgatgatggtgatggtgatgatgatggtgatgatgatgatgatggtgatggcgaAAGTGGTGGTTATCGTATATCTCCTACTATAAGGTTCACTGGGGAGGAGGACTTCACCCATGCAACACAAGATACAGATCATGGAGCACCTACTTCACAACGACAAACAACATCGACAAGTCGACATGGTCGACAGGCCCCACTTGCATATGATGAAGATAGCTCCAACTCTGCCTCCAGTGGTCAGTACTACAACCCTTACAGTACTTCTCCCCCTGCAGGGGGCTTTCTGTGGCCACCACCAGGGGTGGTGAACCCGCCACTTCCGCAGGCAGTTGCAGCATTGCCTTATTTGGATTATCACGGCTACCTACCATATGGAGCTCCACAGTTGCAACATCACCCACCTACGTACGTGTATTTGCCACCAACAGACGAGCCGTATGAGGGACCACCGGGAGAGAGATTTGAGGACTGA
- the LOC120695713 gene encoding uncharacterized protein LOC120695713 isoform X2: protein MAPPQSIAAAAALAATAAAVVLSSLLYGRKCGRLAARVRELEAALAAAAEKAASERRGRVRAQQSLRRALSEREPRSGEATPAKAAAAPVSYPMAPIGTVQSCFSTRNGTPRQPLVVTLARATVALDPARVPAAALEGLASYSHCWILYVFHLNTDLDKIWKDPARSKLKAKVRVPRLKGGKMGVLATRSPHRPNPIGLSVAKVEAVDGHAVLLSGVDLVDGTPVLDIKPYLPYSDSVKGAAVPGWLEVDGALAVESIHFSEQFISALPLCWVHAQKQSLYASADEFQDLIKQVLSWDIRSLSQRIRPHQVNIETETNHHYGEEADENHVDGACSGVIYHLHLEGIDVSYRIDQGSNIVVEDATLLPGAGNQNRHGYLAWRDKLGCSCL, encoded by the exons atggcgccgccgcaaagcattgccgccgccgccgccctcgccgccacggccgctgccgtcgtcCTCTCAA GCCTGCTCTACGGGCGAAAATGCGGCCGCCTGGCCGCGCGGGTTCGCGAGCTGGAGGCCGCgctggcggccgccgcggagaaGGCTGCCTCCGAGCGCCGCGGCAGGGTGCGCGCCCAGCAG TCGTTGAGGAGGGCTCTGAGCGAGCGGGAGCCCCGCTCAGGCGAGGCGACGccggccaaggccgccgccgccccggtaTCATACCCGATGGCGCCCATCGGCACTGTCCAATCTTGCTTCTCCACTAG GAATGGAACACCAAGGCAACCTTTGGTGGTGACGCTGGCCAGGGCAACTGTGGCGCTTGATCCAGCTCGAGTCCCAGCTGCAGCGCTGGAGGGACTTGCTAGTTACTCGCATTGCTGGATCCTTTATGTTTTCCATCTCAACACGGATCTTGATAAAATATGGAAAGATCCTGCCAGGTCCAAGCTAAAAGCAAAA GTAAGGGTACCGAGACTGAAAGGGGGCAAGATGGGAGTTTTGGCAACTAGGTCGCCACACCGTCCTAATCCAATTGGACTCAGTGTAGCGAAG GTAGAGGCGGTGGATGGGCATGCTGTTTTGCTTTCTGGAGTAGATTTGGTTGATGGAACG CCTGTTCTTGATATTAAACCGTACCTGCCATATTCTGATAGTGTTAAAGGTGCAGCTGTTCCTGGTTGGTTAGAG GTTGATGGTGCATTAGCCGTGGAGTCTATCCATTTTTCTGAACAGTTCATTTCTGCGCTTCCCCTTTGCTGGGTGCATGCA CAAAAGCAGTCACTCTATGCATCAGCAGATGAGTTTCAGGATCTGATCAAGCAGGTCCTCTCTTGGGACATCAGATCCCTCTCCCAGCGGATCCGCCCCCATCAAGTAAACATTGAAACCGAAACCAATCACCATTATGGTGAAGAAGCTGATGAGAACCATGTGGATGGAGCGTGTTCTGGCGTCATCTACCACCTCCATCTCGAAGGCATCGATGTGTCATACAGGATAGATCAAGGCTCCAACATCGTCGTTGAGGACGCCACCCTTCTTCCTGGTGCCGGGAACCAGAACCGGCACGGTTACTTGGCGTGGAGGGATAAACTTGGTTGTAGCTGTTTGTAG
- the LOC120695713 gene encoding putative S-adenosylmethionine-dependent methyltransferase RcsF isoform X1, translating into MAPPQSIAAAAALAATAAAVVLSSLLYGRKCGRLAARVRELEAALAAAAEKAASERRGRVRAQQSLRRALSEREPRSGEATPAKAAAAPVSYPMAPIGTVQSCFSTRNGTPRQPLVVTLARATVALDPARVPAAALEGLASYSHCWILYVFHLNTDLDKIWKDPARSKLKAKVRVPRLKGGKMGVLATRSPHRPNPIGLSVAKVEAVDGHAVLLSGVDLVDGTPVLDIKPYLPYSDSVKGAAVPGWLEQVDGALAVESIHFSEQFISALPLCWVHAQKQSLYASADEFQDLIKQVLSWDIRSLSQRIRPHQVNIETETNHHYGEEADENHVDGACSGVIYHLHLEGIDVSYRIDQGSNIVVEDATLLPGAGNQNRHGYLAWRDKLGCSCL; encoded by the exons atggcgccgccgcaaagcattgccgccgccgccgccctcgccgccacggccgctgccgtcgtcCTCTCAA GCCTGCTCTACGGGCGAAAATGCGGCCGCCTGGCCGCGCGGGTTCGCGAGCTGGAGGCCGCgctggcggccgccgcggagaaGGCTGCCTCCGAGCGCCGCGGCAGGGTGCGCGCCCAGCAG TCGTTGAGGAGGGCTCTGAGCGAGCGGGAGCCCCGCTCAGGCGAGGCGACGccggccaaggccgccgccgccccggtaTCATACCCGATGGCGCCCATCGGCACTGTCCAATCTTGCTTCTCCACTAG GAATGGAACACCAAGGCAACCTTTGGTGGTGACGCTGGCCAGGGCAACTGTGGCGCTTGATCCAGCTCGAGTCCCAGCTGCAGCGCTGGAGGGACTTGCTAGTTACTCGCATTGCTGGATCCTTTATGTTTTCCATCTCAACACGGATCTTGATAAAATATGGAAAGATCCTGCCAGGTCCAAGCTAAAAGCAAAA GTAAGGGTACCGAGACTGAAAGGGGGCAAGATGGGAGTTTTGGCAACTAGGTCGCCACACCGTCCTAATCCAATTGGACTCAGTGTAGCGAAG GTAGAGGCGGTGGATGGGCATGCTGTTTTGCTTTCTGGAGTAGATTTGGTTGATGGAACG CCTGTTCTTGATATTAAACCGTACCTGCCATATTCTGATAGTGTTAAAGGTGCAGCTGTTCCTGGTTGGTTAGAG CAGGTTGATGGTGCATTAGCCGTGGAGTCTATCCATTTTTCTGAACAGTTCATTTCTGCGCTTCCCCTTTGCTGGGTGCATGCA CAAAAGCAGTCACTCTATGCATCAGCAGATGAGTTTCAGGATCTGATCAAGCAGGTCCTCTCTTGGGACATCAGATCCCTCTCCCAGCGGATCCGCCCCCATCAAGTAAACATTGAAACCGAAACCAATCACCATTATGGTGAAGAAGCTGATGAGAACCATGTGGATGGAGCGTGTTCTGGCGTCATCTACCACCTCCATCTCGAAGGCATCGATGTGTCATACAGGATAGATCAAGGCTCCAACATCGTCGTTGAGGACGCCACCCTTCTTCCTGGTGCCGGGAACCAGAACCGGCACGGTTACTTGGCGTGGAGGGATAAACTTGGTTGTAGCTGTTTGTAG